Proteins encoded by one window of Dromaius novaehollandiae isolate bDroNov1 unplaced genomic scaffold, bDroNov1.hap1 HAP1_SCAFFOLD_30, whole genome shotgun sequence:
- the LOC135325819 gene encoding olfactory receptor 14C36-like, giving the protein MLGGSKRSNSSTFNEFLLMAFADTWGLQLLHFAFFLDIYLAALLANGLISTAIACNHRLHTPMYFFLLSLSLLDLGTISTTVPKSMANSLWDTRAISYSGCAAQVFLLAFFLSTEYSVLTIMAYDRFIAICKPLHYKTIMGSRACVKMAAAAWSSGFLHALLHTGNTFSIPLCQSNAVEQFFCEIPQILKLSCSDSYLRELGVLVVSVCLGFGCFVFIVVSYVHIFTAVLRIPSEQGQHKALSMCLPHLAVVSLFVVTAMFVYLKPPSISSPSLDLVAAVLYAVVPPTVNPLIYSMRNKELKDTLKKLIQLVLFQQQ; this is encoded by the coding sequence ATGCTTGGAGGAAGCAAAAGGTCCAACAGCAGcaccttcaatgagttcctcctcatggcatttgcagacacctgGGGGCTGCAACTCTTGCACTTTGCATTCTTTCTGgacatctacctggctgccctcctggccaaCGGCCTCATCAgcacagccatagcctgcaaccaccgcctccacacccccatgtacttcttcctcctcagcctctccctccttgaccttggcaccatctccaccactgtccccaaatccatggccaattccctgtgggacaccagggccatttcctactcaggatgtgctgcacaggtctttCTGTTGGCCTTTTTCTTGTCAACTGAGTATTCTGTTCTCAcaatcatggcctatgaccgcttcattgccatctgcaaacccctgcattACAAGACCAtaatgggcagcagagcttgtgtcaaaatggcagcagctgcctggagcagtggatttctccatgctctcctgcacactggaaacacattttcaataccactctgccaaagcaatgctgtggagcagttcttctgtgaaatcccacagatcctcaagctctcctgctcagactcctacctcagggaacttggggttcttgtggttagtgtttgtttaggctttggatgttttgttttcattgttgtcTCCTATGTGcacatcttcactgctgtgctgaggatcccctctgagcagggccagcacaaagccctctccatgtgcctccctcacctggccgtggtctccctgtttgttgTCACCGCAATGTTTGTCTACCTgaagcctccctccatctcctccccatctctggatctggtggcaGCTGTCCTGTACGCAGTGGttcctccaacagtgaaccccctcatctacagcatgaggaacaaggagctcaaggacacactgaagaaactcattcaattagtactgtttcagcagcaatga